A single genomic interval of Anaerobacillus sp. CMMVII harbors:
- a CDS encoding vanadium-dependent haloperoxidase — translation MKKSNKHYKTPKWSKHNAGKTPPIEPQAGSWPLHFFKRNWSNQFTNLDGELVSFKIRNPKLIDFEKELIAVQNTQQNLTDEQREIAKYYGFGPPTKQWTPVIDRLIDTYNVSPVRAARILAATQAAINDALLITWQLKYVFDIARPDQLDPTLETVVPTPNFPAYPSGHATMSGCAEVVLSYFFPGERVRLREIAEQGAMSRLYGCIHFPIDNSEGLRLGRQIGDYIVKELKKAVDVTETLVDTPYKENKEAVLPPPPWEQAIPYPPPNSQPNMRNSFFFF, via the coding sequence ATGAAAAAGTCTAACAAACACTATAAAACACCGAAGTGGTCAAAACATAATGCTGGTAAAACACCACCTATTGAACCACAAGCAGGCTCTTGGCCACTACATTTCTTTAAACGCAACTGGTCTAATCAGTTCACTAACTTAGATGGAGAGCTCGTTTCCTTTAAAATTCGCAACCCAAAGCTGATTGATTTTGAGAAAGAACTGATAGCCGTACAAAACACTCAGCAAAATTTAACCGATGAACAAAGAGAAATTGCCAAATATTATGGTTTTGGCCCACCAACTAAACAATGGACCCCAGTAATTGATCGTCTAATTGACACATATAATGTAAGTCCCGTTAGAGCAGCAAGAATTCTTGCTGCCACACAAGCGGCAATCAACGATGCCTTACTAATTACTTGGCAATTAAAATATGTTTTTGATATCGCTAGACCTGACCAATTAGACCCTACTCTTGAAACTGTAGTACCAACACCAAACTTTCCTGCTTATCCTTCTGGTCATGCGACGATGAGTGGATGCGCTGAAGTTGTACTAAGCTATTTCTTCCCAGGTGAACGAGTGAGATTAAGAGAAATTGCCGAGCAGGGTGCGATGTCCCGTCTATATGGATGTATTCACTTTCCAATCGATAATAGTGAGGGCTTACGACTTGGACGCCAAATCGGGGACTATATTGTAAAGGAATTGAAAAAAGCCGTAGATGTAACCGAAACCCTTGTTGATACACCATATAAAGAAAATAAAGAGGCAGTTTTACCACCACCTCCTTGGGAACAAGCCATTCCCTATCCACCACCAAACAGCCAGCCAAACATGAGAAATTCGTTTTTCTTTTTTTAA
- a CDS encoding polyphosphate kinase 2 family protein: MLHSISFEPMFENKKHYKKTLKRKQLRLLELQRILHKKGVSTIILFEGWDAAGKGGVIRRLTEQLDPRGYTVHSIAAPDSQEIQYHYFHRFWKVLPRRGQMCIFDRSWYGRVLVERVEGFAKTNEWQRAFDEINAIEKMLINDRQLLLKFWIHITKEEQLKRFEERQRNPFKQWKLTDEDWRNREKWDQYEEAVIEMVEKTNTKKAPWQLVGGNDKWTARVQIIDFVIQAMEREIFTP; encoded by the coding sequence ATGCTACATTCAATTTCTTTTGAACCGATGTTTGAAAATAAAAAACACTATAAAAAAACGTTAAAAAGGAAACAACTTAGACTACTGGAATTACAAAGGATACTCCATAAAAAAGGAGTATCAACCATCATTCTTTTTGAAGGTTGGGATGCTGCTGGAAAAGGTGGAGTCATTCGTAGATTAACAGAACAACTTGATCCACGGGGGTATACAGTACATTCAATAGCAGCTCCTGATAGCCAGGAAATACAGTATCATTATTTCCATAGATTTTGGAAAGTACTTCCGAGGCGGGGGCAAATGTGTATCTTCGATCGGTCTTGGTATGGGCGAGTCCTAGTCGAGAGGGTGGAAGGGTTTGCTAAAACAAATGAATGGCAGCGAGCGTTTGATGAGATAAATGCAATTGAAAAAATGTTAATCAATGATAGGCAACTTTTGTTAAAGTTTTGGATTCATATTACGAAAGAAGAGCAATTAAAACGTTTTGAAGAAAGGCAAAGAAATCCGTTTAAACAGTGGAAGTTAACCGATGAGGATTGGAGAAATCGGGAAAAGTGGGATCAGTATGAGGAAGCAGTGATCGAGATGGTTGAGAAAACAAATACTAAAAAAGCACCATGGCAACTGGTTGGAGGAAATGATAAATGGACTGCAAGAGTACAAATCATTGATTTTGTCATTCAAGCAATGGAACGAGAGATATTTACTCCTTAA
- a CDS encoding YppG family protein, protein MNQPMYQQYQIPQQGYPERRGFLGGPRQMNFQGQHPSIPPNYYRQQQQAFFPQQHPIPNPQQKLSMFRNDQGQLDFQKIGGGVQTVMGLVNQVSPMVKMVSGFFK, encoded by the coding sequence ATGAACCAACCAATGTATCAGCAATATCAGATACCACAACAAGGTTACCCCGAAAGAAGAGGGTTTTTGGGAGGACCTAGACAAATGAATTTTCAAGGTCAACACCCTTCTATTCCTCCAAACTATTATAGACAGCAACAACAAGCCTTCTTTCCACAACAACATCCAATTCCAAACCCGCAACAGAAACTATCTATGTTTAGGAATGATCAAGGGCAACTAGACTTTCAAAAAATTGGTGGAGGCGTGCAGACCGTCATGGGATTAGTAAATCAGGTGAGTCCTATGGTGAAAATGGTAAGCGGATTTTTCAAGTAA
- a CDS encoding YjcZ family sporulation protein: MTGCATTGTGYAGGFALILVLFILLVIIGASWLY, from the coding sequence ATGACTGGATGTGCTACTACAGGAACAGGTTACGCTGGAGGCTTCGCGCTAATCTTAGTATTATTTATCTTACTGGTGATTATCGGAGCTTCTTGGTTATACTAA
- a CDS encoding site-2 protease family protein, whose product MENTLILFGIALLVSVFIHEFGHFAAFRLFGGRVEELALGFGPTLFKKGIGQSKFSIRLFPLGGYVQPNESDFNRYNYYQKLIFFSAGIFMNFVLYNVSFGFASMSNGKSFINGLVLATDGLIYIVANIGEVFRSLRIDLLFGSQGSVESQMQIVQELGNNVDFWMMVAVINITLIILNSLPIPSLDGGRIVVTTIEHVLLKIGVAKEKIERVTNPIYYFSWILLMGIIALQILSANTFQFIEDVKALRVAYGMNNLEVFLWTSLCVVFFINIYIFISNRLDKIRRA is encoded by the coding sequence ATGGAAAATACACTAATTTTGTTCGGTATTGCTCTTTTAGTTTCCGTTTTCATTCATGAGTTTGGTCATTTTGCTGCATTTCGTTTGTTTGGTGGTAGAGTTGAGGAGTTAGCGCTCGGTTTTGGTCCTACGTTGTTCAAAAAAGGGATCGGTCAGAGTAAGTTTTCAATTCGGCTTTTCCCATTAGGTGGGTACGTCCAACCGAATGAAAGTGATTTTAATCGTTACAATTATTATCAGAAGTTGATCTTTTTCTCAGCAGGAATTTTCATGAATTTTGTCTTATACAATGTAAGTTTCGGATTCGCTAGTATGAGTAATGGGAAGAGCTTTATCAACGGTTTAGTACTCGCTACAGATGGTCTCATTTACATAGTGGCCAATATAGGTGAAGTTTTCAGATCGTTAAGGATCGATCTTTTGTTCGGTAGTCAAGGAAGTGTAGAGTCTCAAATGCAAATCGTTCAGGAACTTGGGAATAATGTTGATTTTTGGATGATGGTTGCGGTCATCAATATTACGCTAATCATTCTTAATAGTTTACCTATTCCATCATTGGATGGAGGGAGAATTGTTGTTACTACTATAGAACATGTTCTACTAAAGATCGGAGTTGCTAAGGAGAAAATTGAACGAGTGACAAATCCGATCTATTATTTCTCTTGGATTTTGTTAATGGGGATTATTGCGTTGCAAATCCTCTCTGCAAATACGTTTCAATTTATTGAAGATGTTAAGGCTTTGCGTGTTGCTTACGGAATGAACAATCTAGAAGTTTTTCTTTGGACCAGTTTATGTGTCGTCTTTTTCATTAATATTTATATCTTTATTAGTAATCGCTTAGATAAAATAAGACGAGCATAA
- a CDS encoding SDR family oxidoreductase yields the protein MNTYFFTGFPGFLATSLVKKIIAEKDDISHFYLLVLPEFQNRAKIEVNRIVAEAKLSADHFTIIPGDITKPNLKLPFSMVQKLQEEVTHIFHLAAIYDLAVPKELAYDVNVLGTKNINDWILTLKNVKRYVYFSTAYVSGKREGLILETDLDMQQQFKNHYESTKFEAEKLVHQVIDQVATTIIRPGIVKGHSKTGETLKFDGPYFVLNFFDRLKWLPRIPYLGEGEVEGNFVPVDYVINATVYLGHKDIGIGKTYHLTDPNPYSMRQVYQMLMSEYLGKNPFGTIPLSLARVFLSIPYLRKWTRVEKESLDYFQCQTKYDCTHAQADLKDSGIVCPDLRETVGAMVEFYKKHKSDEDKQIKIV from the coding sequence ATGAATACGTACTTTTTTACTGGTTTTCCTGGATTTCTTGCGACGTCGCTTGTAAAAAAAATAATAGCCGAAAAAGACGATATTTCTCATTTCTATTTACTAGTACTACCAGAGTTTCAGAACAGAGCAAAAATAGAAGTAAATAGAATAGTAGCAGAAGCAAAACTTAGCGCCGACCATTTTACAATTATCCCGGGTGACATTACGAAACCAAATTTAAAGCTTCCCTTTTCTATGGTTCAAAAGCTTCAAGAAGAAGTGACTCATATTTTTCATCTAGCGGCGATTTATGACTTAGCTGTTCCAAAAGAACTGGCGTACGACGTAAATGTTCTAGGTACGAAAAATATCAATGATTGGATCCTTACTTTAAAAAATGTGAAGCGCTATGTTTATTTTAGTACAGCGTATGTATCAGGAAAGCGGGAAGGCTTAATATTAGAGACGGATTTAGACATGCAGCAGCAGTTTAAAAATCATTATGAATCGACTAAGTTTGAAGCTGAAAAACTAGTTCATCAAGTGATTGATCAAGTTGCAACAACAATTATTAGACCAGGAATTGTGAAGGGGCATTCGAAAACAGGTGAAACACTTAAGTTCGATGGTCCGTATTTTGTCTTAAATTTTTTCGATCGATTAAAATGGTTACCGAGAATTCCTTATCTTGGTGAAGGTGAGGTTGAAGGGAATTTCGTACCAGTTGACTATGTCATTAATGCAACGGTGTATTTAGGACATAAAGATATAGGAATAGGCAAAACTTATCATTTAACTGATCCAAATCCGTATAGCATGCGGCAAGTGTATCAAATGTTAATGAGTGAATACCTAGGGAAAAATCCTTTTGGGACTATCCCATTATCTTTAGCTAGAGTATTTTTATCAATACCTTATTTGCGAAAGTGGACAAGGGTAGAAAAGGAATCTCTAGACTACTTTCAGTGCCAGACAAAGTATGACTGTACCCATGCACAAGCAGATTTGAAAGACTCTGGAATTGTTTGCCCTGATTTGAGAGAGACTGTTGGGGCTATGGTTGAATTCTACAAAAAACATAAATCTGACGAAGATAAACAGATAAAGA